A single region of the Variovorax paradoxus genome encodes:
- a CDS encoding acyl-CoA thioesterase, producing MRIEIPEKKKFVFEMSIPIRWGDMDAMGHLNNGTYFRYLETARIDWIRSLGIEPTPGGEGMVIVNAFCNFYRQIEYPGNVLIKMYVSDPARTTFESWATMARAEAPDVICAAGGATTIWVDFPKQKALPLPDWLRAVVSE from the coding sequence ATGAGAATCGAAATCCCTGAAAAGAAAAAATTCGTGTTCGAAATGTCGATCCCGATCCGATGGGGCGACATGGACGCCATGGGGCACCTGAACAACGGCACCTACTTTCGCTACCTGGAAACCGCGCGCATCGACTGGATACGCTCGCTCGGCATCGAGCCCACCCCCGGCGGCGAGGGCATGGTGATCGTCAACGCCTTTTGCAATTTCTACCGGCAGATCGAATATCCCGGCAACGTGCTTATCAAGATGTACGTGAGCGACCCTGCGCGCACCACGTTCGAGAGTTGGGCCACCATGGCGCGCGCCGAGGCCCCCGACGTGATCTGCGCCGCGGGCGGGGCAACCACGATCTGGGTCGACTTTCCGAAGCAGAAAGCGTTGCCCTTGCCGGACTGGCTGCGCGCGGTGGTAAGCGAATAG
- a CDS encoding ATP-binding protein: MSTALPENGRDTLAGRLTRTLIVWVGGVWMLCVLAVVWYVDREINHNFDNELVEVSHRMFDMAVQELDKLQQAGTPAETPMIAPKQLFSEDAVKYQVVDIHEHVLLRSAEAPTSAFDVPLASGFANNQTWRIYTVRHPTRGLYFQVADPLDERRSALNRTLFGLIIPLGAVLPLLALVLRNVARTELRVLQQLAGEIEKRSGSDLRPIGLPGLPRELRSVGDHVNSLLERLSHSLDVERALAANAAHELRTPLAAARLRLQTALEHDLQRHDVQAALDALQMLSHRTEKLLQLSRAESGASLARSQVDLVQLAGAVVQEFWNDPQVNERLDLKLPDSAAPVAVGDVDALAIALRNLVENALRYSSGARVVVEVMAPCTLAVRDFGPGASAAQLASLQQRHVRHSSDRAGYGLGLSIVGTIVEKHGARLELASPPAGATSGFEARIVLPQA, encoded by the coding sequence ATGAGCACCGCACTTCCAGAAAACGGCCGCGATACGCTGGCCGGCCGGCTGACTCGCACCCTCATAGTCTGGGTGGGCGGCGTGTGGATGCTCTGCGTGCTGGCAGTGGTCTGGTATGTGGACCGCGAGATCAACCACAACTTCGACAACGAACTGGTCGAGGTGTCGCACCGCATGTTCGACATGGCGGTGCAGGAGCTCGACAAGCTGCAGCAGGCCGGCACTCCCGCCGAAACGCCGATGATCGCGCCGAAGCAACTGTTTTCGGAAGACGCGGTGAAGTACCAGGTCGTGGACATCCACGAGCACGTGCTGCTGCGGTCGGCCGAGGCACCTACCAGTGCCTTCGACGTTCCGCTTGCCTCGGGCTTCGCAAACAACCAGACCTGGCGCATCTACACCGTGCGGCATCCCACGCGCGGGCTCTACTTTCAGGTGGCCGATCCGCTCGACGAGCGGCGTTCGGCGCTGAACCGCACGCTCTTCGGCCTGATCATTCCGCTTGGTGCCGTGCTGCCGCTCCTGGCGCTGGTGCTGCGCAACGTGGCCCGAACCGAACTGCGGGTGCTGCAGCAGCTTGCAGGCGAGATCGAAAAACGCAGCGGGTCCGACCTGCGGCCCATTGGTCTGCCCGGCCTGCCGCGCGAGCTGCGCTCCGTGGGCGACCACGTCAACAGCCTGCTGGAGCGGCTGTCGCATTCGCTCGACGTCGAACGTGCCCTGGCCGCCAATGCGGCGCACGAGCTGCGCACGCCCCTGGCCGCGGCACGGCTGCGCCTGCAGACCGCGCTCGAACACGACCTGCAGCGCCACGATGTGCAGGCTGCGCTCGATGCACTGCAAATGCTGAGCCATCGCACCGAAAAGCTGCTGCAGCTGTCGCGGGCCGAATCGGGCGCGTCGCTTGCGCGTTCGCAGGTCGACCTGGTCCAGCTTGCCGGTGCGGTGGTGCAGGAGTTCTGGAACGATCCACAAGTCAACGAGCGCCTGGATCTCAAGCTGCCCGATAGCGCCGCCCCCGTCGCGGTCGGTGATGTCGATGCGCTCGCGATCGCGCTGCGCAACCTGGTGGAAAACGCACTGCGCTACAGCAGCGGCGCCCGGGTGGTGGTGGAGGTGATGGCTCCCTGCACGCTCGCGGTGCGCGACTTCGGCCCCGGCGCGAGCGCTGCGCAGCTCGCCTCTTTGCAGCAGCGCCATGTGCGCCACAGCTCCGATCGCGCGGGCTACGGGCTGGGGCTGTCCATCGTGGGCACCATCGTCGAAAAGCACGGCGCGAGGCTCGAACTCGCCTCGCCACCGGCGGGCGCCACCAGCGGCTTCGAGGCGCGCATCGTGCTGCCGCAGGCCTGA
- a CDS encoding DMT family transporter, with the protein MFVAPRMVGHFGMVDITAARFAVFGAISGLAVFTRPASLRWPNRQQALAALGLSVLGFSGYYLLLAFGIAAAGTEVPSLIIGTIPVWMMLLGRPAGLRMRALLPGLVLTGAGMALMVYGAWSARHGLAGDGARFGWGIALALCAMASWTVYGLLNAAWLQRHAELNATDWANWLGIATGVGALLLWVAAGSDVATLRAQPQGMLFVWLALAGGFGSSWLATILWNIASQRLSASLCGQLIVSETLFALLYSFLWDGRWPQATELVAALLFVLGILASIKAHR; encoded by the coding sequence GTGTTCGTGGCGCCGCGCATGGTGGGCCACTTCGGCATGGTCGACATCACGGCCGCGCGTTTCGCGGTGTTCGGTGCGATCTCGGGGTTGGCAGTGTTCACGCGGCCCGCTTCGCTGCGCTGGCCGAACAGGCAGCAGGCGTTGGCGGCGCTGGGCCTCAGCGTGCTGGGGTTCAGCGGCTATTACCTGCTGCTGGCCTTCGGCATCGCGGCGGCGGGAACCGAGGTGCCCAGCCTCATCATCGGCACCATCCCGGTCTGGATGATGCTGCTCGGCCGGCCCGCGGGGCTGCGCATGCGGGCGCTGCTGCCCGGCCTGGTGCTCACGGGCGCGGGCATGGCGCTGATGGTCTACGGCGCCTGGTCGGCGCGGCACGGTCTTGCCGGAGACGGCGCGCGCTTCGGCTGGGGCATTGCCCTGGCACTTTGCGCGATGGCAAGCTGGACGGTGTACGGCCTTCTCAACGCCGCGTGGTTGCAGCGCCATGCCGAGCTCAACGCCACCGACTGGGCCAATTGGCTTGGCATCGCGACCGGTGTGGGCGCACTGCTGCTGTGGGTGGCGGCGGGCAGCGATGTGGCCACGCTTCGCGCGCAACCCCAAGGCATGCTCTTCGTCTGGCTCGCACTGGCAGGCGGGTTCGGTTCTTCATGGCTCGCTACCATTCTGTGGAATATCGCGAGCCAGCGCCTGTCGGCCAGCCTGTGCGGCCAGTTGATCGTGAGCGAGACGTTGTTCGCCTTGCTCTATTCCTTTCTTTGGGACGGCCGCTGGCCGCAGGCTACCGAACTGGTGGCCGCGCTTCTGTTCGTTCTTGGCATCCTCGCATCCATCAAGGCTCACCGATGA
- a CDS encoding SDR family oxidoreductase — translation MAYSIDLSGRVAFVTGASSGLGAQFAKTLARAGAAVVLASRRVEKLKELRARIEGEGGDAHVVELDVTEIGSIKAAVARAETEVGPIDILVNNSGVSTTQRLQDVTPDDYDYIFDTNVKGSFFVAQEVGKRMLARAKGSAPGTYIGGRIINIASVAALKVMPQIGAYCMSKAAVVQMTKAMALEWGRFGINVNALCPGYITTELNEDHWASEGGAKLVSMLPRKRVGKPEDLDGLIVLLASGQSHFVNGAVIAADDGFAL, via the coding sequence ATGGCTTACAGCATCGACCTTTCGGGCCGCGTGGCTTTCGTTACCGGCGCTTCCAGCGGGCTGGGCGCGCAGTTCGCAAAAACGCTGGCGCGCGCCGGCGCCGCGGTGGTGCTGGCCAGCCGCCGGGTCGAAAAGCTCAAGGAACTGCGCGCCCGCATCGAAGGCGAGGGCGGCGATGCGCATGTGGTCGAGCTCGACGTGACCGAAATCGGCAGCATCAAGGCCGCCGTGGCGCGCGCTGAAACCGAAGTGGGCCCCATCGACATCCTGGTCAACAACTCGGGCGTGAGCACCACGCAGCGCCTGCAGGACGTCACCCCCGACGACTACGACTACATCTTCGACACCAACGTGAAGGGCTCCTTCTTCGTGGCGCAGGAAGTAGGCAAGCGCATGCTGGCGCGCGCCAAGGGATCGGCGCCGGGCACCTACATCGGCGGGCGCATCATCAACATCGCCTCGGTGGCGGCGCTCAAGGTCATGCCGCAGATCGGCGCCTATTGCATGAGCAAGGCCGCCGTGGTGCAGATGACCAAGGCCATGGCGCTCGAGTGGGGCCGCTTCGGCATCAACGTGAATGCGCTGTGCCCCGGCTACATCACCACCGAACTCAACGAAGACCATTGGGCCTCCGAAGGCGGCGCCAAGCTCGTGAGCATGCTGCCGCGCAAACGCGTGGGCAAGCCTGAAGACCTGGACGGCCTCATCGTGCTGCTGGCCAGCGGCCAGAGCCATTTCGTGAACGGCGCGGTCATCGCCGCCGACGACGGGTTCGCGCTCTGA
- a CDS encoding electron transfer flavoprotein-ubiquinone oxidoreductase, with translation MTHDEILAQFGPRESMEYDVVVVGGGPAGLSTAIRLKQLAAQHEKEISVVVLEKGSEPGAHILSGAIMDPRALNELLPDWKEQGAPLNQPVTDDAMVFLGEKSGLRTPSAFLPACFQNHGNYIISLGAFTKWLAQQAENLGVEIFPGFPAAEVLYNENGSVRGVATGNMGVGKDGEPTENFQLGMELLGKYTVFAEGARGHLGRQLIARFKLDEGRDPQTYGLGVKEVWEIDPKRHQPGFVLHTAGWPMKSDTYGGAFLYHMEDNKISMGFITGLDYSNPYLSPFEEMQRWKLHPNIRWYLEGDEAKGIKPAKRIGYGARAITAGGLLSLPKTVFPGGALVGCEAGYLNVSRIKGSHAAIKTGMLAAEAAFDAVQAGRQHDELTAYPAAFEKSWLYTELKKARNFKAWFKKGLGIATFMNGIEQWLLKGNIPWTLHRNKPDHMYLKPAAECKPIVYPKPDGKLTFDRLSSVFISNTNHEEQQPAHLTLKDASVPVNINLSKFAGPESRYCPAGVYEFVGTDDGKQRLQINAQNCVHCKTCDIKDPTQNIVWVTPEGGGGPNYVGM, from the coding sequence ATGACCCACGACGAAATCCTCGCCCAGTTCGGCCCCCGCGAATCCATGGAATATGACGTGGTGGTCGTCGGCGGCGGCCCGGCCGGCCTGTCGACCGCCATCCGGCTCAAGCAGCTGGCCGCGCAGCACGAAAAGGAAATCTCGGTGGTGGTGCTCGAAAAGGGCTCCGAGCCCGGCGCACACATTCTCTCGGGCGCCATCATGGACCCGCGCGCGCTGAACGAGCTGCTGCCCGACTGGAAGGAGCAAGGCGCTCCGCTGAACCAGCCCGTCACCGACGACGCGATGGTGTTCCTGGGCGAAAAATCGGGCCTGCGCACCCCCAGCGCCTTTCTGCCGGCCTGCTTCCAGAACCACGGCAACTACATCATCAGCCTTGGAGCCTTCACCAAGTGGCTGGCGCAGCAGGCAGAAAACCTGGGTGTCGAGATCTTCCCGGGCTTTCCGGCGGCCGAGGTGCTCTACAACGAGAACGGCTCGGTACGCGGCGTGGCCACCGGCAACATGGGTGTGGGCAAGGACGGCGAGCCGACCGAGAACTTCCAGCTGGGCATGGAGCTGTTGGGCAAGTACACGGTGTTTGCCGAAGGCGCGCGCGGCCACCTGGGCCGCCAGCTCATCGCCAGGTTCAAGCTCGACGAAGGCCGCGATCCGCAGACCTACGGCCTGGGCGTGAAGGAAGTGTGGGAAATCGACCCCAAGCGCCATCAGCCGGGCTTTGTGCTGCACACCGCCGGCTGGCCGATGAAGAGCGACACCTACGGCGGCGCGTTCCTCTATCACATGGAGGACAACAAGATTTCCATGGGCTTCATCACGGGCCTGGACTACAGCAACCCCTACCTGAGCCCATTCGAGGAAATGCAGCGCTGGAAGCTGCACCCCAACATCCGCTGGTACCTCGAAGGCGACGAGGCCAAGGGCATCAAACCGGCCAAGCGCATCGGCTACGGCGCGCGCGCCATCACGGCCGGTGGCCTGTTGTCGCTGCCCAAGACGGTGTTCCCGGGCGGCGCGCTGGTCGGCTGCGAGGCGGGCTACCTGAACGTGAGCCGCATCAAGGGCAGCCACGCCGCCATCAAGACGGGCATGCTGGCCGCCGAAGCCGCCTTCGACGCAGTGCAGGCCGGCCGCCAGCACGACGAGCTCACGGCCTACCCGGCCGCGTTCGAGAAGAGCTGGCTCTACACGGAGCTGAAGAAGGCGCGAAACTTCAAGGCCTGGTTCAAGAAGGGGCTGGGCATTGCCACGTTCATGAACGGCATCGAGCAGTGGCTGCTGAAGGGCAACATTCCGTGGACCCTGCACCGCAACAAGCCCGACCACATGTATCTCAAGCCGGCGGCGGAGTGCAAGCCCATCGTCTACCCGAAGCCGGACGGCAAGCTCACGTTCGACCGGCTGTCGAGCGTGTTCATCAGCAACACCAATCACGAGGAGCAGCAGCCGGCCCACCTGACGCTCAAGGATGCGTCGGTTCCAGTGAACATCAACCTCTCGAAGTTCGCCGGTCCTGAAAGCCGCTACTGCCCGGCTGGTGTGTACGAGTTCGTGGGGACCGATGACGGCAAGCAGCGCCTGCAGATCAACGCGCAGAACTGCGTCCACTGCAAGACCTGCGACATCAAGGACCCGACGCAGAACATCGTGTGGGTTACGCCTGAGGGGGGCGGTGGGCCTAACTACGTGGGGATGTAA
- a CDS encoding winged helix-turn-helix domain-containing protein, producing MRILLVEDDSALADAVCSYLLAKAFVVDVAPSLAEARGALLSVQYAAVLLDLHLGDGDGLSLLPQVRALREPPIVIVLTARDQVTDRIRGLDAGADDYLIKPYDPAELLARLRAVERRRSAGSSPVLHLGTLEIDLAQDRVRKDGNPVVLTQKEWALLRVMATRPERIHTRENLADALYGFGDEADSNTLEVFISRLRRKLGKSHIQTLRGLGYRLSTSAGDDE from the coding sequence GTGCGCATATTGCTCGTCGAAGATGACAGTGCGTTGGCAGACGCCGTCTGCAGCTATCTGCTCGCGAAGGCGTTCGTCGTCGACGTGGCGCCCAGCCTTGCCGAAGCGCGCGGCGCCCTGCTGTCGGTGCAATACGCCGCGGTGCTGCTCGACCTGCACCTGGGCGACGGCGACGGCCTTTCGCTGCTGCCGCAGGTGCGCGCGCTGCGCGAGCCGCCCATCGTCATCGTGCTGACCGCGCGCGACCAGGTAACCGACCGCATCCGCGGGCTCGACGCCGGCGCGGACGACTACCTCATCAAGCCCTATGACCCGGCCGAGCTGCTGGCACGGCTGCGCGCCGTCGAGCGAAGGCGCAGCGCCGGAAGCTCGCCGGTGCTGCATCTGGGGACGCTGGAAATCGACCTGGCGCAAGACCGCGTCCGCAAGGACGGGAACCCGGTCGTGCTGACCCAGAAGGAATGGGCCCTGCTGCGCGTGATGGCCACGCGCCCCGAACGCATCCATACCCGCGAAAACCTTGCAGATGCGCTCTACGGCTTTGGCGACGAGGCCGACAGCAACACGCTCGAGGTTTTCATCAGCCGGCTGAGGCGCAAGCTGGGCAAGAGCCACATCCAGACGCTGCGCGGCCTCGGCTACCGCCTGTCGACATCGGCGGGCGACGACGAATGA